One window of the Candidatus Hydrogenedentota bacterium genome contains the following:
- a CDS encoding PASTA domain-containing protein, which produces MTSFTGTTESGVSNTLYFQTNLPDPSTGTRHALLVGIDNYSPVVPLETLYSCVNDIHGIKDTLLLGDPAGRWPSANIQELTNTNATASNIRHYFQQLSAQAGPDDIVLYAHSSHGASSFLYTYDEHYTSTQLGLDLALFNSTTKVIVYLDACWASTMYGQKSSPHDFVQSVLESYNEAQNKKSTPKSFGANIAFMVAAGHETAHVDGYYSSYTHQIVNSVQYENTDFNSNGEFEFSEIQQYAVANLSNQTPMSYNDALLQSVPVRSVTMSGSTLAVSPSTHAVPYSGGTTPAFDVITTASWDAASNQSWATVNNGASTGGGSFSVTCTANDTGNPRSATITVTGTGTNPSSVQVTVTQLPIPSSPSLNVTPSTQAVPADGGTTSAFNVTTSAVWSAASNQSWATVNDGSSTGGNSSFTVTCTFNDTGNPRTATITVTGTDTSPASVQVTITQTQLPSGGLEGDVAPRPDGDNLFKATDSTQAGRFVVGLDVPATGSEFQRADCAPRATSGDGMLAASDWVQVRRFVVGLDVTASVGGPTEPAAKSDMIDDLGSEWIKVASDRQISIPTVIIPNGQQDSISVVLDAQGDENAVSFSLRFDTTKLTYVSVTKGSDVPADGTLTINDSQAANGRLGILLGLNTGGVFAAGQRELVQVTFAAATGATTNQTTISFANQPAAESISDANANDLTADYVDGMVTISGPATTREVQVVNTAIQSNASGTVSIELVAEGDENAVSFSLQFDTARLTYVSAAKGADVPADGTFTVNDSLAAQGKLGFLIGLNTGATFAPGSREIVKVTFSAASVSTSTTTPLSFGNNPAVRSVSDVSAIDLLAGFVNGTVTVNPVTQPSLDVTPTSRSVGATAGSTTFTVATTAAWTASSNQGWATVTPTSGTGSQTLTVNYTANTGAQRTATITVTGTGTNPASKQVTVVQAAPSSGTGSIKVSIEPSAARSGGARWRVDGGSSTFYSGETRGGYAVGTHTVSFTDVLGYITPATRDVTVNKDQTTAILVEYIPKTVTVPNVVGKTQSAAQTAITSAGLTVGTVTQEYHATVASGLVISQNPAANSSVATGSTVSLVVSKGPQPDLTVTPTQRSVNASAGSTTFTIATTAAWTAASNQGWATVT; this is translated from the coding sequence ATGACAAGTTTCACGGGTACCACCGAGAGCGGCGTGTCCAATACGCTGTACTTCCAGACAAATCTGCCAGACCCTTCAACAGGGACTAGGCATGCTTTATTGGTTGGAATTGACAATTATAGTCCTGTGGTACCACTAGAAACGCTCTATTCTTGCGTGAATGATATCCATGGCATCAAAGACACTCTTCTTCTTGGTGATCCTGCAGGACGCTGGCCAAGCGCGAATATACAAGAATTAACAAATACAAATGCAACAGCTTCAAATATACGCCATTATTTTCAGCAATTGTCGGCGCAAGCTGGACCTGATGATATAGTTCTATACGCCCATTCAAGCCATGGCGCTTCCAGCTTCTTGTACACATATGATGAACATTATACAAGTACACAACTTGGATTGGATTTGGCACTATTCAATTCAACCACCAAGGTCATTGTTTACTTGGATGCTTGCTGGGCATCAACAATGTACGGCCAAAAGTCATCACCCCACGATTTCGTTCAATCAGTATTAGAATCCTATAATGAAGCACAGAATAAGAAATCCACCCCGAAGAGTTTTGGGGCGAATATTGCTTTTATGGTTGCCGCAGGTCATGAGACAGCCCATGTGGACGGCTATTACAGTAGTTATACTCATCAGATTGTAAACTCAGTCCAATATGAAAACACCGACTTCAACAGCAACGGAGAGTTTGAATTTTCAGAAATTCAACAGTATGCTGTGGCAAACCTTTCCAATCAAACGCCGATGTCATATAATGATGCCTTGTTACAGAGTGTTCCTGTGCGTTCAGTTACAATGTCAGGATCAACACTTGCAGTATCGCCATCTACCCATGCAGTACCATATTCAGGTGGTACCACTCCAGCGTTTGATGTAATAACCACAGCCTCGTGGGATGCGGCCTCAAACCAGAGTTGGGCAACCGTCAACAATGGGGCCAGCACGGGCGGCGGGTCGTTTTCGGTGACCTGCACGGCCAATGACACTGGAAATCCGCGCTCGGCGACCATCACGGTGACGGGCACGGGCACTAACCCTTCGTCAGTCCAGGTCACAGTAACTCAGTTGCCAATACCTTCATCTCCGTCTCTTAATGTGACCCCATCAACACAGGCAGTACCCGCTGATGGCGGCACGACATCAGCATTCAATGTCACGACCAGTGCGGTGTGGAGCGCGGCCTCAAACCAGAGTTGGGCGACCGTCAACGATGGGTCCAGCACAGGCGGCAACAGCTCGTTTACGGTGACCTGTACGTTCAATGACACGGGAAATCCGCGCACGGCGACCATCACCGTCACGGGCACGGACACGTCGCCGGCCTCTGTACAGGTCACAATAACTCAAACTCAGTTGCCAAGTGGGGGACTTGAAGGTGATGTTGCCCCGCGGCCCGATGGCGACAACCTTTTCAAAGCGACTGATTCAACACAAGCGGGCCGCTTTGTTGTGGGGCTTGATGTTCCCGCCACAGGGAGCGAATTTCAGCGGGCAGATTGTGCGCCAAGAGCTACGAGCGGTGACGGCATGCTGGCGGCATCGGATTGGGTTCAGGTGCGAAGATTCGTGGTGGGACTGGATGTTACGGCCAGCGTGGGCGGGCCAACCGAACCTGCGGCAAAATCAGATATGATTGACGATTTGGGCTCCGAATGGATTAAAGTTGCGAGTGACCGACAGATATCCATACCCACCGTGATCATTCCCAACGGGCAACAGGACTCCATTTCGGTGGTTCTCGATGCCCAGGGCGATGAAAACGCCGTGTCATTCAGTCTCCGCTTTGACACTACCAAACTAACTTATGTCTCGGTTACGAAGGGTTCTGATGTTCCGGCGGATGGAACATTGACAATAAACGACTCCCAAGCGGCTAATGGCAGACTGGGCATATTGCTTGGGCTGAACACGGGGGGTGTTTTTGCCGCAGGACAACGTGAATTGGTCCAGGTGACCTTTGCCGCAGCGACCGGCGCCACAACGAATCAGACAACTATTTCGTTTGCAAATCAGCCCGCCGCCGAGTCAATCAGTGATGCCAACGCCAATGACTTGACGGCAGATTATGTAGACGGAATGGTTACGATTTCAGGGCCCGCAACCACGCGGGAAGTACAAGTTGTCAACACTGCCATCCAAAGCAACGCCAGCGGGACCGTTTCCATTGAACTGGTTGCGGAAGGCGATGAAAACGCGGTTTCCTTTAGTCTGCAATTCGATACTGCAAGACTCACATATGTGTCGGCGGCAAAAGGGGCCGATGTGCCCGCTGACGGCACTTTCACTGTAAATGACTCTCTGGCCGCTCAGGGAAAACTTGGATTCTTAATTGGTCTAAACACGGGGGCCACTTTCGCCCCAGGATCCCGCGAGATTGTCAAGGTCACGTTTAGCGCAGCATCAGTGAGTACATCCACAACCACGCCACTCAGCTTCGGAAACAATCCGGCGGTCAGGTCCGTGAGTGATGTGAGCGCGATCGACTTGCTGGCTGGTTTCGTAAATGGCACGGTGACGGTGAACCCGGTTACACAACCATCCTTGGATGTCACCCCCACCAGCCGAAGCGTTGGCGCGACAGCGGGCTCCACGACTTTCACGGTTGCCACAACGGCGGCGTGGACGGCGTCCTCGAACCAGGGCTGGGCGACGGTAACCCCGACCTCCGGCACGGGCAGCCAGACACTGACTGTCAACTACACCGCGAACACCGGGGCGCAGCGCACGGCGACCATCACCGTGACCGGGACGGGCACCAACCCCGCCTCGAAGCAGGTGACCGTGGTCCAGGCGGCACCGTCGTCGGGCACCGGATCGATAAAGGTTTCCATAGAACCTTCTGCGGCGCGCAGCGGTGGGGCCCGCTGGCGTGTGGATGGGGGCTCTTCTACATTCTACAGCGGCGAGACTAGAGGTGGATATGCCGTAGGAACCCACACTGTGTCATTCACAGATGTGCTGGGGTATATTACTCCTGCCACCCGCGATGTGACGGTCAACAAAGACCAGACAACGGCCATTTTGGTCGAGTATATCCCGAAGACAGTTACTGTGCCCAATGTGGTGGGAAAAACCCAGTCAGCTGCGCAGACGGCCATCACCAGTGCCGGGCTCACAGTTGGCACCGTGACCCAGGAGTACCATGCAACGGTGGCGTCTGGTCTTGTCATCAGTCAGAATCCGGCTGCAAACTCCAGCGTTGCAACTGGTTCGACCGTTTCTCTCGTGGTGTCCAAGGGACCGCAACCGGACCTGACGGTGACCCCCACACAGCGAAGTGTCAACGCCTCCGCAGGCTCCACGACTTTCACAATTGCCACGACGGCGGCGTGGACGGCGGCCTCGAACCAGGGCTGGGCGACGGTAAC
- a CDS encoding PASTA domain-containing protein, producing ATAGSTTFTVATTAAWTAASNQGWATVTPVSGTGDKTLTVNYTANTGAQRTATITVTGTGTNPATKQVTVVQAPPPPALDVTPASRSVGATAGSTTFTVATTAAWTAASNQGWATVTPVSGTGDKTLTVNYTANTGAQRTATITVTGTGTNPATKQVTVVQAPPPPALDVTPASRSVGATAGSTTFTVATTAAWTAASNQGWATVTPVSGTGDKTLTVNYTANTGAQRTATITVTGTGTSPASKQVTVVQEASQGTGAIKVSIDPSAARSAGARWRVDGGSWRYSGETRDGYAVGTHIVSFSDVAGWDKPANREVTVTSDQIMTILVEYTPKPIVAPNVVGQTQSAAQTTISGIGLTVGIVTQEYHNTIAYGRVISQNPVPGTEVSRGSAVNLVISRGPSTHVPNVEGMTRTAAEAAITASGLTLGSVNEENSNTVPNGVILAQSPAAWTEVSLNTLVSLVVSKGPRPSVIADTRTQLAVMFGAADTNNDGRLSYSEALAAYEGLTEIIFDVLDLNGDGLLDKEELGMLDSESCAGCNCVKADFTVDGLKKRLGDFFVAGLGLGLLALMGRRRTL from the coding sequence CGCGACAGCGGGCTCCACGACTTTCACGGTTGCCACAACGGCGGCGTGGACGGCGGCCTCGAACCAGGGCTGGGCGACGGTAACCCCGGTCTCCGGGACGGGCGACAAGACACTGACTGTCAACTACACCGCGAACACCGGGGCACAGCGCACGGCGACCATCACCGTGACCGGCACGGGTACTAATCCCGCCACGAAACAGGTGACCGTGGTTCAGGCACCCCCGCCGCCCGCCTTGGATGTCACACCCGCCAGCCGAAGCGTTGGCGCGACAGCGGGCTCCACGACTTTCACGGTTGCCACGACGGCGGCGTGGACGGCGGCCTCGAACCAGGGCTGGGCGACGGTAACCCCGGTCTCCGGGACGGGCGACAAGACACTGACTGTCAACTACACCGCGAACACCGGGGCACAGCGCACGGCGACCATCACCGTGACCGGCACGGGTACTAATCCCGCCACGAAACAGGTGACCGTGGTTCAGGCACCCCCGCCGCCCGCCTTGGATGTCACACCCGCCAGCCGAAGCGTTGGCGCGACAGCGGGCTCCACGACTTTCACGGTTGCCACGACGGCGGCGTGGACGGCGGCCTCGAACCAGGGCTGGGCGACGGTAACCCCGGTCTCCGGGACGGGCGACAAGACACTGACTGTCAACTACACCGCGAACACCGGGGCACAGCGCACGGCGACCATCACCGTGACCGGCACGGGGACAAGCCCCGCATCGAAGCAGGTGACCGTGGTTCAGGAGGCGTCACAAGGCACCGGGGCTATTAAAGTTTCCATCGATCCATCTGCGGCGCGAAGTGCCGGGGCGCGTTGGCGCGTGGACGGGGGAAGCTGGAGGTACAGCGGCGAAACCAGGGACGGGTATGCCGTGGGCACACACATTGTATCTTTCAGTGATGTGGCAGGGTGGGACAAACCGGCAAACCGCGAAGTGACTGTCACTAGCGACCAGATAATGACTATCTTGGTTGAATACACCCCCAAACCGATTGTCGCGCCCAATGTGGTGGGGCAAACTCAGTCGGCGGCGCAAACGACCATCAGCGGCATCGGATTGACTGTGGGCATCGTAACTCAGGAATACCACAACACAATCGCCTATGGTCGCGTCATCAGCCAGAACCCTGTGCCGGGTACAGAGGTATCGCGCGGCTCGGCAGTGAATCTCGTAATAAGCAGGGGGCCGTCCACGCATGTGCCCAATGTCGAGGGGATGACGCGGACTGCGGCCGAAGCGGCGATAACCGCCTCCGGATTGACGCTCGGTTCGGTCAACGAGGAAAACAGCAATACAGTGCCCAACGGGGTCATTCTTGCCCAGTCGCCGGCAGCGTGGACGGAAGTAAGCCTTAACACCCTGGTTTCCCTGGTGGTGTCCAAGGGTCCGCGACCCTCGGTGATTGCGGACACCCGCACACAATTGGCCGTGATGTTCGGGGCGGCGGACACCAACAACGATGGGCGCCTAAGCTACTCGGAAGCACTGGCCGCTTATGAGGGGCTGACAGAAATCATCTTTGATGTGCTGGACCTGAACGGTGACGGGTTGCTGGACAAGGAGGAACTGGGCATGTTGGATTCCGAATCCTGCGCCGGTTGCAACTGTGTCAAGGCCGACTTCACCGTTGATGGATTGAAGAAACGTCTGGGAGACTTCTTTGTGGCCGGTCTTGGTCTTGGCCTTCTGGCATTGATGGGCCGCAGGCGTACCCTGTAG
- a CDS encoding IPT/TIG domain-containing protein produces the protein MISSFNMSAPRHGKLGLVFLLALGTVFSAVAASPSITSITPNPLTYSSTSDTITLNGSNFVSGCTVTLKDITNGGTFAKSVTYVSSSQIKVTANFTNNTATWSAQVTSPTASNTVQFQVKAAVTAPTITSITPNPLTYSSTSDTI, from the coding sequence ATGATTTCATCGTTTAATATGTCAGCACCGCGCCACGGCAAACTTGGACTTGTCTTCCTTCTTGCCCTTGGCACTGTTTTTTCAGCGGTGGCCGCGTCCCCCAGCATCACCAGCATCACGCCCAACCCGCTGACCTACAGCTCCACTTCGGACACGATCACGCTCAACGGGAGCAATTTTGTCTCGGGCTGCACGGTGACGCTCAAGGACATCACCAACGGGGGAACTTTCGCTAAATCCGTGACCTACGTGAGCAGTTCGCAGATCAAGGTCACGGCCAACTTCACGAACAACACGGCCACGTGGTCCGCCCAGGTGACCTCGCCGACGGCCTCCAACACGGTGCAGTTTCAGGTCAAGGCGGCGGTCACGGCGCCCACCATCACCAGCATCACGCCCAACCCGCTGACCTACAGCTCCACTTCGGACACGATC